The genomic region GAGGAACCGCGCTTCAAGGTCCTTTCTCTCTTGTACGGCGGCGGCCAGGGCCAATGCCATGAGCGAATTCACGGCGAGAAAGGCTTGCCCGAGCAAGAGCGATTCGTTTTCCGAAGTACTGGCAAATGGACCGCGGCCATGAATTGTGCCGAACGTGGCCCATCCGGCCAGGAGGACCGTGAGGGTGGCCGTCTCTCGCGGGCCGAAATGGAAGGCCGCCCAGATCATGATGGGCACGAGCAGAAACTGCAGCGGATACTTGTGTCCCGTGTTCATCAGCGGGCCAAAGATCACGGCACAGGTGAGGAGAAGCACAAGGAGTAAAAGCCCCAGCTCGAGCCCTTGTTGGCGAGTCCACTCTATGCGCGGATATTGCGCCCAGAGCAGGATCGCCGGTGTGACAATCAGAATGCCGGTTGCGTCACCCATCCACCACGTGAGCCAGATGACGACGAACTGTTCCGGTGCGGCATGCTGGCCCAGCAAGAGGCTGCCTGCCCCGATCGTGGCGCTGACCGTCGGACTCAGAAATCCTGCGAGAAGCGCGGACTTTAAAATATCAGGTGTCGATTCAAATGCCTGAAGACCATGCGCGAATCTTTGCAAGAGCCACGCAGCAAGAATCCCTTCGAGTGTATTGCCGACCGCAATCGCGGCCGATGTCACAAGTGAACCCATCGTCGTGACATTGACGAGGAAGGCCCCGGCGAGGATCGCCGGCCAAATGGAAGGTCCGAACAGAAGCAGCAAGGCGATCGCCATTCCGGCGGGAGCCCAGACCGGCGATGCACTCACGTGCACAGAGGCAAAGCCGAGGCCGATCTTTCCGGCCAAGAAATAGACGCCGGTCACGAGCGCCATGACGGCCACGTTCACGGCCGGGCGCTGATGAGGCAGAAAAGGCATGGTTGCCCACATCACGTAGGAATTGAACTATAAAGGAAGGAGTATGCTGGGATCCAGCCACAAAGATGACGCTGAAATGAAGCAGGGCGGGAGAGATCGAAACGAAAGATGCGGCTATCGTGGCCGGAGACAGGCTTCCACGGCAACGGCATCGCCGCGCTCCATGGCCGCCTGCACCCGCAGGGACTCGACGTCTCTGTTCACGGATGCCACTGCCACAATCTTGCCATTCTTGCGATACGCCACGAGACAATCGCGGTCCGGAATGCTACCGGTCACGCTCGCCTCATCCCATTCCGGAGCCGCACCCACATAAGCAATCGTCACGTCGTAATGTGCGCTCCAGAAAAAGGGAACGGCGGCGTACGGCTGGTTGAGACCCAACATGTTTCGTGCAGCGGCTTGACCCTGCTGCTCAGCCACGACCCAGTGCTCGACCCGTAGCGAGGTTCCGCTGTAGCGGTCCGGCCAGCGCACGATGTCGCCGGCTGCCCAAATGTGCGGATTGCTCGTCCGCAAGTATTCGTCCACCAGCACGCCTCGATCAATCCGTAATCCCGCCTGTTCGGCCAGATCCAGATTCGGGCGAACCCCGATGCCCACGACCACGAGATCGGCATCGAGCGTCGTTCCGTTCTTCAGCGTGGCCGATTTCCCGGTGATCGACGTGACGGTCTGTCCCAAATGGAACTGCACGCCATGCTGCTCGTGCAGCTCGCGCACGAAGCGGCCCAATTCGGGCCCGAGCACGCGCTGCATGGGAATCTCGTCAGGCGCCACCACGTGCACGTCGAGCCCTCTCGTCCGGAGGGAGGCCGCGACTTCCAGCCCGATGAAACTCGCACCGACCACGACCGCATGCCTCGCTGTCGTCGCACGCTCGATGATGGCGCGGCTGTCGCGCAACGTGCGCAGCGTGAACACATGAGGCAAATCGGCACCGGCTACGTTCAGTTTGACCGGCGACGCACCGGTGGCCAGCAACAAGGCACCGTATTCGAGGCGCCGGCCGTCGTCCAGTCCGACCGCGCGCGCATCCGGAATGAGCCGGACGATGCGGCGGCCCGTGAGCAGGTCGATCTTGGTCTGCTGGTACCAATCGAGCGGACGGAGCGGAATCCATTCTTCCGGCGCCTTGCCGGCCAGATAGTCCTTGGAAATGTTCGGACGGTCATAAGGGCCGGCGTCATCGCCCGAGATGATCGTCACCGGCCGTTCATAGCCCAGGCGCCTGAGCATCTCCGCCGCGGCAAACCCGGCGGCACCGCCGCCCACGATGATGACGGAAGAGGGGACGGAAGTCGATGGAGCGTGAGCGGGAGGCGCCGATAGCTTTTGGTTGACGAATAGACGGCCACCGCGCTTCTCCGTCGAATAGCAGGCCACCGGATCGAAGGCGGGAGCATGGACGGCTTCTCCCGTCTCGGGTCGAAAACAGGCGTGATGCCACGGACAGCGAACCACCGATCCATCGAACAGGCCTTCGGCCAAAGGGCCTCCGTAGTGCGTGCACTTGGCACCCATGGCATGCACCGTCGTACCCTTGCGGACCAGCAGCACCGGCTCTCCATTGAAGTGACCGAGGAGCATGCCCCCGTCAGGGAGCTCGCTCGATGCCGCTCCCACGGTTCGCAGATCGGGTCCGGACAACGACTCTCCACCGTTCTCGCTCATGAGATCCTTCCCTCACAGGGTTCGTTCACTGTTAGCATCGTCCGAGAACAATCCAGAA from Nitrospira japonica harbors:
- a CDS encoding FAD-dependent oxidoreductase codes for the protein MSENGGESLSGPDLRTVGAASSELPDGGMLLGHFNGEPVLLVRKGTTVHAMGAKCTHYGGPLAEGLFDGSVVRCPWHHACFRPETGEAVHAPAFDPVACYSTEKRGGRLFVNQKLSAPPAHAPSTSVPSSVIIVGGGAAGFAAAEMLRRLGYERPVTIISGDDAGPYDRPNISKDYLAGKAPEEWIPLRPLDWYQQTKIDLLTGRRIVRLIPDARAVGLDDGRRLEYGALLLATGASPVKLNVAGADLPHVFTLRTLRDSRAIIERATTARHAVVVGASFIGLEVAASLRTRGLDVHVVAPDEIPMQRVLGPELGRFVRELHEQHGVQFHLGQTVTSITGKSATLKNGTTLDADLVVVGIGVRPNLDLAEQAGLRIDRGVLVDEYLRTSNPHIWAAGDIVRWPDRYSGTSLRVEHWVVAEQQGQAAARNMLGLNQPYAAVPFFWSAHYDVTIAYVGAAPEWDEASVTGSIPDRDCLVAYRKNGKIVAVASVNRDVESLRVQAAMERGDAVAVEACLRPR